The sequence below is a genomic window from bacterium.
GCTCGTCCCCTTCACCGCCCTGCTGGCGTTCGGCGCCGTCGAGACCGCGGTCGCCGGCGGCGACTGGAACGACCAGAACATCAAGTGGCGCAGCTACGACGACGGGCTCGCCGAGGCGAAGAAGGCCAAGAAGCCGGTCATGCTCATCTTCTTCACCGAGTGGTGCCCGCACTGCAAGAACTACAGCGGCGTCTTCCATGACCCGAAGGTGGTCGCGAAGTCGAAGGACTTCGTCATGATCCGGCTCGACGCCGACCAGAACAAGGAGCTGA
It includes:
- a CDS encoding thioredoxin family protein codes for the protein MSRWLMLVPFTALLAFGAVETAVAGGDWNDQNIKWRSYDDGLAEAKKAKKPVMLIFFTEWCPHCKNYSGVFHDPKVVAKSKDFVMIRLDADQNKELSEKYAVDGSYIPRTYFLSSTGTLSEIHAPREQFKYFYDERNPASVLAGMDAAQKQLK